In Leptospira ellinghausenii, the following proteins share a genomic window:
- a CDS encoding serine hydrolase domain-containing protein, giving the protein MNHKKLIGIAFTSISLFLFQCQKPVSTDQDTQATLIAGIFGSCFSLDSCFDQYARTTDEGASFQVFDQNGTRIYARQSTLDYNTYKPIASGSKWVTAITAMRVIDCNTNSGTYAQCGTVTTGTCNNGAVGGAISLSRTTAQVLGWTGTYANVTLRQLLSFTSGLNAGGGNGSGQATCISTLPVGATSTQKDTCVNEIRDQSTGTPGALYQYNSNHMAVAQRMLEVACNKTWDTIYTQLILTPLGWDASQAIWRGNSRGGTDTDGSLSGAYGLSISPEHYARMLNALLTNGTAKNSSGGNITNFLSTTSVTEILSDQYNGAKIGYSQFSAFGYRWQYGLGNWRFCTVTDVPAECDKDLISHSIGINGFYPWLDRNRNYMAILAVNNIGRKNGLSLLPPSSTSLFFAETVRPIIHSQIGR; this is encoded by the coding sequence ATGAATCATAAAAAATTAATTGGAATCGCCTTCACAAGTATATCTTTGTTTTTGTTTCAATGCCAAAAGCCCGTTTCTACTGACCAAGATACACAAGCAACATTAATCGCTGGAATCTTTGGATCTTGTTTTAGTTTGGATTCTTGTTTTGACCAATACGCAAGAACAACAGATGAAGGTGCAAGTTTCCAAGTATTTGATCAAAATGGTACAAGGATTTATGCAAGGCAGTCAACTTTAGATTATAATACATACAAACCAATTGCTTCCGGATCCAAATGGGTCACCGCAATTACAGCAATGAGAGTTATAGATTGTAACACAAATAGTGGTACTTATGCACAATGCGGGACAGTAACAACTGGTACTTGTAATAATGGTGCTGTCGGTGGGGCAATTTCCTTATCTCGTACAACAGCACAAGTATTGGGTTGGACAGGAACATATGCAAATGTCACCTTACGCCAATTACTTTCTTTTACTTCTGGATTGAATGCAGGGGGTGGTAATGGATCTGGACAAGCTACTTGTATCTCTACCTTACCAGTTGGAGCAACTTCTACCCAAAAAGATACTTGTGTAAACGAGATTAGAGACCAATCGACAGGAACTCCTGGAGCCTTATACCAATACAATTCCAATCACATGGCAGTCGCACAACGTATGTTAGAAGTTGCTTGTAACAAAACTTGGGACACAATTTACACTCAATTGATCCTAACTCCTCTTGGTTGGGATGCAAGCCAAGCAATTTGGCGAGGGAATTCTAGAGGGGGTACCGATACTGATGGAAGTTTATCTGGGGCATATGGATTGTCCATTTCTCCGGAACATTATGCACGTATGTTGAACGCACTTTTGACCAATGGAACTGCTAAAAATTCCTCTGGTGGAAATATAACAAATTTTTTATCTACAACGTCAGTTACAGAGATATTGTCTGACCAATACAATGGAGCAAAGATTGGATATTCACAATTTTCTGCGTTTGGATACCGATGGCAATATGGATTGGGAAATTGGAGATTTTGTACGGTTACGGATGTTCCCGCAGAATGTGATAAGGACTTGATTTCCCATAGTATAGGAATCAATGGTTTTTACCCTTGGTTGGATCGAAATCGAAATTACATGGCGATCTTAGCAGTAAATAATATTGGTAGAAAAAATGGATTGAGTTTGTTACCACCTTCTTCAACCTCATTATTCTTTGCTGAAACAGTTAGACCAATCATTCATTCACAAATAGGCAGGTAA
- a CDS encoding TIGR04452 family lipoprotein → MKQFILSILFFVFLTNCMLTEGIGIPTYGAVKGSEAKKRISDAIFEAESTASSFWLAQSGMKGGQGPISPLLIINGFLAKILYSYISKIEDKESFLESSVLQCESDIRTKGALVLGSIYDGLTTAGGVIRDAYLLPEFASCELKKTGKIITIEPISF, encoded by the coding sequence ATGAAACAATTCATTCTTTCCATTCTTTTCTTTGTCTTTTTGACAAATTGTATGCTAACAGAAGGGATTGGTATTCCCACTTATGGTGCCGTAAAAGGATCTGAAGCCAAAAAAAGAATATCCGATGCGATTTTCGAAGCGGAATCAACTGCTTCCTCTTTTTGGTTAGCCCAATCAGGAATGAAAGGTGGACAAGGACCAATCTCGCCACTTCTCATCATAAATGGTTTCTTAGCAAAAATTTTGTACTCATACATTTCCAAAATTGAGGATAAAGAGTCATTTCTGGAATCTTCGGTTCTGCAGTGTGAATCGGATATTCGTACCAAAGGCGCATTAGTTTTGGGAAGTATCTATGATGGCCTAACAACTGCTGGGGGAGTGATAAGAGATGCTTACTTACTTCCTGAGTTCGCATCCTGTGAATTAAAGAAAACAGGAAAAATTATCACAATCGAACCGATTTCATTTTAA
- a CDS encoding class I SAM-dependent methyltransferase — MKRWEQTNLQALVRIPEPELMVEPNQVDSYANAGFETAHSMIIKHFQNRLPLKFSPRSVLDLGCGPGDMSSRLFPLFPNAEFTYLDGSKLMLNYCQKRLFTLIGEKRNNKLFFKNELIQEFVPESSFELVFSNSLLHHIHNPFEFWSAIQRSIDDDSFIFVCDLLRPNSRTEAYQLVERYAKDEPEVLKTDFLNSLFAAFRIEEVTDMIDSIRMSHKLNVEIISDRHWICYSKPR, encoded by the coding sequence ATGAAAAGATGGGAACAAACTAACCTTCAGGCTTTGGTTCGCATTCCTGAACCTGAACTCATGGTCGAACCAAATCAGGTAGATTCGTATGCAAATGCTGGATTTGAAACAGCGCATTCGATGATCATTAAACATTTTCAAAACAGACTTCCTCTTAAATTTTCGCCACGTTCGGTGTTAGATTTAGGATGTGGACCAGGAGATATGTCTTCTCGCTTATTCCCATTATTTCCAAATGCCGAATTCACTTACTTAGATGGTTCCAAATTAATGTTAAATTATTGTCAGAAGCGTCTTTTTACGTTAATTGGTGAAAAAAGAAACAATAAATTGTTTTTTAAAAACGAACTTATTCAGGAGTTTGTTCCCGAATCCAGTTTTGAACTAGTGTTCTCAAACTCACTTCTCCATCACATCCACAATCCATTTGAGTTTTGGTCTGCGATCCAGCGCTCCATTGATGACGATAGTTTTATCTTTGTTTGCGATTTATTACGTCCCAACTCAAGAACAGAAGCATACCAACTAGTAGAACGTTATGCGAAAGATGAACCAGAGGTTTTAAAAACAGATTTTCTAAATAGTTTGTTTGCCGCCTTTCGAATTGAAGAAGTAACTGATATGATTGATTCTATTCGAATGAGCCATAAGTTAAATGTAGAAATCATATCAGATCGACATTGGATTTGTTATTCGAAACCAAGATGA
- a CDS encoding TIM44-like domain-containing protein, whose protein sequence is MLKFITIISLSVFWIPSFDARPGMGNSYRSSSSSNTRSSYSSYKPSYNSSSSSSKSNHSSTSYPSSSGPEATSYFESSNHKISIHFHADGSADVNESFRIKKNQSKIGIKRPSFIIKKDAEITNLEVFPETVYSSHNSGIITIFWPNNEQNPEMDISIHYHIKDTTISMGKLHLVNWKFTKTNHSSQPIQFDLKWDPNSFSKNLKIQNEVFNESLSEYERFDVPVSVEEFHIQSDSWKNVELNTFYVIDLPQLLQKVTQTQNSHKRSYTLDETVTLNENGSHHYQSRILIPKENPNQNSLQLQLGLNRFREYGESFWNQFWTPAFQVSYGFKGVSTYFWHLFSVSISDEIATTDNLKQYDFSFSTLGETSNRQNKGLEHWIRITNLENRENLELESFHIQLLSESNIDPNSSKIEMIVSDCEYCSDVMDQSSWIVPIEPKWEADGFSFDWNHPIPNQYKVYIRLQETNKHFNYNPILIFYAVLNAFLHSPGSGNHMGHLVALGIFFLGFTIIGFFYLNRRKNQTDKKQKENFNILQIQKIDPYFDLVLFEKKVILITEKTVFAWDKGDMESVRNFLSASVFQRFSIQLQLMNTIDSEINRMKGFSVVSLEIIEMSMESDYLTLHLKIKCKTKDKTFPKQTSELEIQNQLNKEKFSVYEEIHSYTRKITTQTKPNIDLIHNLCPSCGATAKFSHSTNKCEYCGGIYNSGEADWVLTEITQVVEWEETNSKNELDLKNMIAKQLLEDRASAVFWKYIHYQSCPNSEILKRDSLDESYKRLSGPGNAPIHSPVIGSCHMVKLDLNSKPQKMTCEIRWSGSRKKGLIPEHRRSKVHLVLLNERSKKLGFSEESCNHCGAPLPEIDSSVCPYCKGTIPGKVSDWLFDSTELISL, encoded by the coding sequence TTGCTTAAGTTCATTACGATAATTTCCCTCTCTGTTTTTTGGATTCCATCCTTCGATGCAAGACCAGGGATGGGAAATTCATACCGATCCTCTAGTTCGAGTAACACTCGATCTTCCTATTCGAGTTATAAACCTTCTTATAACTCCAGTTCTTCCTCATCTAAATCAAATCATTCAAGTACTTCGTATCCCTCATCCAGTGGACCAGAAGCAACATCGTATTTTGAATCTTCAAACCATAAAATTTCAATCCACTTTCATGCAGATGGAAGTGCGGATGTCAATGAATCCTTTCGAATCAAAAAGAACCAATCCAAAATTGGAATTAAAAGACCTTCCTTTATAATCAAAAAAGATGCGGAAATAACAAATTTAGAAGTTTTTCCAGAAACAGTTTATTCTTCGCATAACTCTGGTATCATTACTATTTTTTGGCCAAACAACGAACAAAATCCTGAAATGGATATTTCCATCCATTACCATATCAAAGACACCACCATTTCTATGGGGAAATTGCACCTAGTGAATTGGAAATTCACAAAAACAAATCACTCTTCCCAACCAATTCAATTTGATTTAAAATGGGATCCCAATTCCTTTTCTAAAAATTTAAAGATACAAAATGAAGTCTTTAATGAATCACTTTCAGAATACGAACGATTTGATGTACCTGTTAGCGTAGAAGAGTTTCATATCCAAAGCGACTCATGGAAAAATGTAGAATTAAATACATTTTATGTAATCGACCTACCTCAATTATTACAAAAGGTCACCCAAACACAAAATTCGCATAAGAGAAGTTATACACTAGATGAAACTGTAACTTTGAATGAAAATGGATCCCATCATTACCAATCCAGAATTTTAATACCGAAGGAGAATCCAAACCAAAATTCCCTACAATTACAGTTGGGATTAAATCGATTTCGCGAATATGGTGAATCATTTTGGAATCAATTTTGGACTCCTGCCTTTCAAGTATCCTATGGATTTAAAGGAGTTTCCACATATTTTTGGCATTTATTTTCTGTGAGTATATCAGATGAGATTGCTACTACAGACAACCTAAAACAGTATGATTTTTCATTTTCTACATTGGGAGAGACTTCCAATCGCCAAAACAAAGGTTTAGAACATTGGATACGAATCACAAATTTAGAAAATCGGGAAAATTTAGAATTAGAGTCTTTTCATATACAGTTGTTAAGCGAATCAAATATTGATCCAAACTCAAGTAAAATTGAAATGATAGTATCTGATTGTGAATATTGCTCAGATGTTATGGACCAATCTTCTTGGATTGTACCTATTGAACCAAAATGGGAAGCAGATGGATTTTCATTTGATTGGAATCATCCGATTCCAAATCAATACAAAGTTTATATAAGACTCCAAGAGACTAATAAACATTTCAACTATAATCCAATTCTCATCTTTTATGCAGTATTGAATGCGTTTCTACATTCACCAGGTTCTGGGAATCATATGGGACATTTAGTAGCATTAGGTATCTTCTTTTTAGGTTTTACTATCATCGGATTTTTTTATTTGAATCGAAGAAAAAACCAAACAGACAAAAAACAAAAAGAGAACTTTAACATTTTACAAATCCAAAAAATTGATCCCTATTTTGATTTGGTTCTCTTTGAAAAGAAAGTGATTTTGATTACTGAAAAAACTGTTTTTGCCTGGGACAAAGGAGATATGGAATCTGTAAGGAATTTTCTCTCTGCTTCAGTATTCCAAAGATTTTCCATCCAATTGCAATTGATGAATACAATCGATAGTGAAATCAATCGCATGAAAGGATTCAGTGTTGTTTCTCTTGAAATCATTGAAATGTCGATGGAGTCTGATTATCTAACATTACATTTAAAAATAAAATGCAAAACCAAAGATAAAACCTTTCCAAAACAAACTTCCGAGTTAGAAATTCAAAACCAATTGAACAAAGAAAAATTCAGTGTTTATGAAGAAATACATTCCTATACAAGAAAGATAACGACACAAACAAAACCAAATATTGACTTAATCCATAATTTATGTCCAAGTTGTGGAGCGACTGCTAAGTTTTCTCATTCTACAAATAAATGTGAATACTGTGGAGGAATTTACAATTCTGGCGAAGCAGATTGGGTGTTAACAGAAATTACTCAAGTGGTTGAATGGGAAGAAACAAATTCAAAAAATGAATTAGATTTAAAGAATATGATCGCAAAACAGTTATTAGAAGATAGAGCTAGTGCTGTTTTTTGGAAGTACATTCATTACCAATCATGCCCAAATAGCGAGATTTTAAAGCGAGATTCACTAGATGAATCTTACAAACGATTGTCTGGTCCAGGAAACGCACCAATTCACTCTCCCGTGATTGGATCTTGCCATATGGTCAAATTGGATTTAAATTCCAAACCTCAGAAGATGACCTGTGAAATCCGTTGGAGTGGTTCAAGGAAAAAAGGATTAATTCCAGAACACCGACGTTCTAAAGTCCATTTGGTGTTACTCAATGAAAGATCAAAAAAATTGGGATTTTCTGAGGAATCTTGTAATCATTGTGGAGCACCATTGCCAGAAATTGATTCTAGTGTGTGTCCCTATTGCAAAGGAACCATTCCTGGAAAAGTTAGTGATTGGTTATTTGATTCCACAGAACTGATTTCTCTTTGA
- a CDS encoding TerB family tellurite resistance protein — MAKKIVQNLKQVKGNKKSHPESIHKTLDIESDLHIEYAKVLLSLWSYACNADGQFKKKEGEIVGELVNVLFEPDCLLSGFQSQKKQVLEILSKTFENPLPMKTISKVVADSDEYALNFFEDAVCIVASDGSLNQAETQFLEDLAKEFKISSMDKVRVEKKYLA; from the coding sequence ATGGCTAAGAAAATCGTTCAAAATTTGAAACAAGTCAAGGGCAATAAAAAGAGTCACCCTGAATCCATTCACAAAACCCTCGATATTGAAAGTGACCTACACATTGAATATGCAAAAGTACTTTTGAGTTTGTGGTCCTACGCCTGTAATGCGGATGGCCAATTCAAAAAGAAGGAAGGGGAAATCGTTGGTGAACTTGTGAATGTCCTGTTTGAACCAGATTGTCTACTCAGTGGATTCCAATCACAGAAAAAACAAGTATTAGAGATTCTTTCCAAAACATTTGAAAACCCTCTACCGATGAAAACCATTTCAAAGGTAGTAGCCGACAGTGATGAATATGCTCTAAATTTTTTCGAAGACGCAGTATGTATTGTGGCATCTGACGGTTCACTGAACCAAGCAGAAACCCAATTCTTAGAAGACTTAGCGAAAGAATTTAAAATTAGTTCTATGGATAAAGTAAGAGTCGAAAAAAAATACCTTGCTTAA
- the metG gene encoding methionine--tRNA ligase, whose protein sequence is MSKHILVTSALPYANGSIHLGHILEAVQTDIWVRFQKLIGNECYFFCADDTHGTPIMIAAKKAGKTPESMIEEVQKEHYKDLTSFGVEYDNYYTTNSEENRQFSESIYLTLKKNGHIVARNIEQSYCEHDKMFLPDRFIKGTCPKCGAKDQYGDSCEVCGTSYSPKDLKDSYCSICGTTPVLKESKHLFFKLQDFQNQLKTWMEEGNRLNEGAQKKLQEWFTSGLQEWDISRDGPYFGFAIPEEENKYFYVWLDAPIGYMASSLNHLKDVKKFNEFWKDGKGEIVHFIGKDILYFHGLFWPAMLMGSGYKAPNQLNVHGFLTVNGEKMSKSRGTFINASTFAKHLDIEHFRFYMACRLGSGMEDVDISFDDFVSRVNSDLIGNLVNLVSRVSTSILDKMDRKLGSLSVEGKSLVSELLSKETEIRDAYESRNYSKVMREITGLGDKVNKYVNDYAPWNLIKTDVEKAREVVTTSLNCAKILFTYLAPVTPKIAIAIKELFQVPDLNFLNLSETIENKTLGPYQMLSKRVEEKNISLMISETKEAFEKSNPSPSKQEPNKSNTNETRVGTVSEDGFITIDELSKVELRVGLIKEANPVEGADKLLFVKVDLGEKGIKNVFAGIKASYSAEELVGKKVVVVANLKPRQMKFGLSEAMLLASGKEKTLSLFVPDRDANPGDLLK, encoded by the coding sequence ATGTCGAAACACATTTTAGTTACAAGTGCTTTGCCTTACGCAAACGGCTCTATCCACCTAGGTCATATATTGGAAGCTGTCCAAACAGACATTTGGGTGCGATTCCAAAAGTTAATTGGAAATGAATGTTATTTTTTCTGCGCGGATGATACACATGGAACTCCCATCATGATTGCAGCTAAAAAAGCAGGAAAAACCCCTGAGTCCATGATTGAGGAAGTACAGAAGGAACATTATAAAGATCTCACTTCGTTTGGAGTAGAGTATGATAATTATTACACAACTAATTCGGAAGAGAACCGACAGTTCTCGGAATCGATTTATTTAACCCTAAAAAAAAATGGACATATTGTTGCTCGAAACATTGAACAGTCGTATTGCGAACATGACAAAATGTTTTTACCAGACCGTTTTATCAAAGGGACTTGTCCAAAATGTGGAGCAAAAGACCAATACGGTGATTCTTGTGAAGTTTGTGGTACAAGTTACTCACCAAAAGACTTAAAAGATTCCTATTGTTCCATTTGTGGAACCACTCCCGTCTTAAAAGAATCAAAACATTTGTTTTTTAAATTACAAGACTTCCAAAACCAATTAAAAACTTGGATGGAAGAAGGGAACCGTTTGAACGAAGGTGCCCAAAAGAAATTACAAGAATGGTTTACATCTGGGTTACAAGAGTGGGATATCAGCCGTGATGGTCCTTACTTTGGTTTTGCGATCCCAGAAGAAGAAAACAAATACTTTTATGTTTGGTTAGATGCGCCTATTGGATATATGGCTTCCTCTTTAAATCACCTAAAGGATGTGAAAAAATTCAATGAATTTTGGAAAGATGGAAAAGGGGAGATTGTCCATTTTATAGGAAAAGATATTTTGTATTTCCATGGTTTGTTTTGGCCAGCGATGCTTATGGGATCTGGTTACAAAGCTCCGAATCAATTGAATGTACATGGATTCTTAACTGTGAATGGAGAAAAGATGTCCAAGTCTCGAGGAACGTTTATCAATGCTTCCACGTTTGCCAAACATTTGGATATTGAACATTTCCGTTTTTATATGGCCTGTCGACTTGGATCTGGTATGGAAGATGTCGACATCTCCTTTGATGATTTTGTATCCCGTGTGAATTCCGACCTAATTGGAAATTTAGTAAACTTGGTATCAAGAGTTTCTACATCAATTTTAGACAAAATGGATCGTAAACTTGGAAGTTTATCAGTCGAAGGAAAATCCTTAGTTTCTGAATTACTGAGTAAGGAAACTGAAATCAGGGATGCCTACGAATCACGTAACTACTCTAAGGTGATGCGTGAAATCACGGGTCTTGGTGATAAAGTTAACAAATATGTGAATGACTATGCCCCATGGAATTTAATCAAAACAGATGTGGAAAAAGCCAGGGAAGTTGTCACAACTTCTCTCAATTGTGCAAAAATCCTATTCACCTACTTGGCTCCCGTGACACCAAAAATTGCAATAGCAATCAAGGAATTATTCCAAGTTCCAGATTTAAATTTTTTAAATCTGTCGGAAACCATTGAAAACAAAACTCTTGGTCCTTACCAAATGTTATCGAAACGAGTTGAGGAAAAAAATATTTCACTTATGATCTCAGAAACAAAAGAAGCCTTTGAAAAATCAAATCCTAGTCCTTCAAAACAGGAACCAAATAAGTCCAATACAAACGAAACAAGAGTAGGTACAGTTTCCGAGGATGGTTTTATCACGATCGATGAGTTATCCAAAGTCGAATTACGAGTGGGCCTTATCAAAGAAGCAAATCCTGTTGAAGGTGCCGACAAACTTTTGTTTGTAAAAGTAGATTTAGGAGAAAAAGGGATCAAAAACGTATTTGCAGGTATCAAAGCAAGTTATTCAGCTGAAGAGTTAGTTGGTAAAAAAGTAGTTGTTGTTGCTAACTTAAAACCTCGCCAAATGAAATTTGGATTATCGGAAGCGATGTTACTTGCATCAGGTAAAGAAAAAACATTATCTTTATTTGTTCCGGATCGAGATGCAAATCCTGGTGATCTTTTGAAATAG
- a CDS encoding adenylate/guanylate cyclase domain-containing protein, with protein sequence MPTKSEQILREKEIQGIKFSLYGKMIIFSLLTVGTFFVAQSLFELFTITLISVGLNVVLYILSKFLKKGKFVSFVGLFCVVIDLVIITILPFIWYNAVGGESQVPRTYLIKTYVHFIIAGTLIINAFSIQPIYPMLYALGVVISQAGILVYAQQDPRFISTESFKEAFLGPAAHVNNYIMSMGIIGVLGFFLAYLTYRVRRTVLSAVTNEVKMTQLTRYFSPNVVEELEQAGDDFFKPGGKESTVAVLFCDIANFTQISETLGPEKTMSLLSEYHSFMLEIVFQNHGTLDKFIGDGMMVTFGTPIPSNEDATNSIKAGIAMVQALAVWNQKRESNGEKPISIRIGIHYGLVIVGNVGVEKRLEYTVIGDTVNAASRLEALGKELKRNFLISRELYDHSSLEFRQTLKIKTMGTLSLRGKTKTTEILAIEV encoded by the coding sequence ATGCCAACAAAATCAGAACAAATATTAAGGGAAAAAGAAATCCAAGGGATTAAATTTAGTCTCTATGGAAAAATGATTATATTCAGTCTCCTTACTGTTGGTACTTTCTTTGTTGCTCAATCCCTTTTCGAATTATTTACAATTACATTAATTTCTGTAGGGCTTAATGTAGTTTTGTATATACTTTCAAAATTCTTGAAGAAAGGTAAATTCGTTTCATTTGTTGGTTTGTTTTGTGTGGTGATCGATTTGGTGATCATCACAATTTTACCATTTATTTGGTACAATGCAGTGGGTGGAGAATCCCAAGTTCCAAGAACCTATCTCATTAAAACTTATGTCCATTTTATCATTGCAGGAACACTAATTATCAATGCATTTAGTATTCAACCCATATATCCAATGTTATATGCTTTGGGAGTGGTGATAAGCCAAGCCGGGATTTTAGTTTATGCCCAACAAGACCCTAGGTTTATCAGTACAGAGAGTTTTAAGGAAGCTTTCCTTGGTCCAGCTGCTCATGTAAACAACTACATCATGTCCATGGGAATTATAGGAGTTTTGGGATTCTTTTTGGCTTACCTTACTTATCGTGTTAGGCGAACAGTACTTTCTGCAGTTACAAATGAAGTAAAAATGACACAACTCACTCGTTATTTTTCGCCAAACGTAGTCGAGGAGCTCGAACAAGCAGGGGATGATTTTTTCAAACCTGGTGGTAAGGAATCTACTGTAGCTGTTTTATTCTGTGATATTGCCAATTTTACTCAAATTTCAGAAACGTTGGGTCCTGAAAAAACCATGTCACTTTTATCGGAATACCATAGTTTCATGTTGGAGATTGTATTCCAAAATCATGGAACCCTAGATAAATTTATTGGTGATGGGATGATGGTTACTTTTGGAACTCCGATTCCTTCCAATGAAGATGCAACCAACTCAATAAAAGCTGGAATCGCCATGGTACAAGCATTAGCTGTCTGGAATCAAAAAAGAGAATCCAATGGAGAAAAACCAATTTCCATACGAATTGGGATTCACTATGGTCTCGTGATTGTTGGAAATGTTGGAGTTGAAAAACGGCTAGAATATACAGTGATCGGTGACACAGTCAATGCAGCAAGTCGACTTGAAGCTTTGGGTAAGGAGCTAAAACGTAATTTTTTAATCTCTAGAGAATTATATGACCATTCATCTTTAGAATTCAGACAGACATTAAAAATTAAAACAATGGGTACGCTTTCATTACGTGGTAAGACAAAAACTACTGAAATCTTAGCAATCGAGGTTTAA
- a CDS encoding phosphoribosyl-AMP cyclohydrolase: MIQIPSDKDIVILTKPNFLSHDVSVKVLNTKQTVSMIQDFDFEKNKLFVDCDEDCFLEIVPSLKLSTKRLLWEDGKLLVSQIELDTLLNSMPLLSPFLAQDMAGKDLMLAWGKKESLLSAIESGFGTYFSRSRNGKWVKGEESGHLQNLKQIYLHTNPVFVQYVADQVGAACHTGYYSCFFRELGQNDTVSFVYSNKVGE; encoded by the coding sequence ATGATCCAAATTCCAAGTGATAAAGATATTGTGATCCTGACAAAACCTAATTTTTTATCCCACGATGTTTCGGTAAAAGTTTTGAATACAAAACAAACTGTATCTATGATCCAAGATTTTGATTTCGAAAAAAATAAGTTGTTTGTTGATTGTGACGAAGATTGTTTTTTAGAAATTGTTCCTTCTTTGAAATTGTCCACCAAGCGATTGTTATGGGAAGATGGTAAATTATTAGTTAGTCAAATTGAATTAGATACATTATTAAACTCAATGCCTCTACTCTCCCCTTTTTTAGCCCAAGATATGGCAGGTAAAGATTTGATGTTGGCTTGGGGGAAAAAAGAAAGTTTGCTTAGTGCAATTGAATCAGGTTTTGGTACTTATTTTAGTCGTTCTCGGAATGGAAAATGGGTAAAAGGGGAAGAGTCGGGTCATTTGCAAAACCTGAAACAGATTTACCTTCATACGAATCCTGTTTTTGTGCAGTATGTCGCCGATCAGGTGGGTGCTGCCTGCCATACTGGCTATTATTCTTGTTTTTTTCGAGAACTTGGTCAGAATGATACGGTTTCATTCGTCTATTCTAATAAAGTAGGAGAGTAA
- a CDS encoding rhodanese-like domain-containing protein, translating to MNRMILIVIVSVAVLFIIFQLKKTSGMNQSQLKEKIDAGALVVDVRTVAEFNSGHFPTAKNIPIDELSKRVDEFGDKNQTIIVYCASGGRSGSAKSFLESIGYKQVINAGGLSNMPSP from the coding sequence TTGAATCGAATGATCCTCATTGTCATCGTAAGTGTCGCTGTTTTATTCATCATTTTCCAATTGAAGAAAACTTCTGGAATGAACCAATCACAACTCAAAGAAAAAATTGATGCTGGTGCTCTTGTCGTTGATGTGAGAACCGTTGCCGAATTTAATTCCGGCCATTTCCCTACAGCCAAAAATATTCCAATCGATGAATTATCCAAACGAGTGGATGAGTTTGGTGATAAAAACCAAACAATTATCGTTTATTGTGCGTCAGGTGGTAGAAGTGGAAGTGCCAAATCATTTTTAGAATCAATCGGATACAAACAAGTTATCAATGCTGGTGGACTTTCCAATATGCCAAGTCCTTAA
- a CDS encoding nuclear transport factor 2 family protein, with protein MNANEELIQKFYTAFQNKDGQTMVSLYHPEIQFEDPAFGKLTGKEAGAMWLMLLERSQNLTIRFSNIKANDTEGSANWEADYSFSKTGRLVQNKIQAKFTFKDGKIIQHKDQFSMWKWLGMAMGPIGYLLGWWPALGNKVKKEAITGLQLYMKRKRM; from the coding sequence ATGAACGCAAATGAAGAGTTAATCCAAAAGTTTTACACTGCCTTCCAAAACAAAGATGGACAGACCATGGTGTCCCTTTACCATCCAGAGATCCAATTTGAAGACCCTGCTTTTGGAAAATTAACAGGAAAAGAAGCAGGAGCCATGTGGCTCATGTTACTTGAAAGGAGCCAAAATTTAACCATTCGATTCTCAAATATCAAAGCGAATGATACAGAGGGTTCTGCTAATTGGGAAGCTGATTATAGTTTTAGCAAAACAGGTAGACTCGTTCAAAACAAAATCCAAGCAAAATTTACCTTTAAAGATGGTAAGATCATCCAACACAAAGACCAATTTTCTATGTGGAAGTGGTTAGGAATGGCGATGGGACCTATTGGATATTTACTCGGTTGGTGGCCGGCTCTTGGCAACAAAGTAAAAAAAGAAGCCATCACCGGCTTACAATTGTATATGAAACGAAAACGTATGTAG